The DNA segment AAAGGCGTTATCTATGGCGGTGATGATCACGAACTCTCTGTGTTTGTCGATGTCCATCGGATAGAAGAATAACCGCCTGTTCGCAGCATTGCGTTCAGGCAAAACACATCGGAATTAAGCGATATATATGTCTGTGAGCTGGAACGATTACGACCCGGGAAAGTTTTTCGATGAACTTATTCAGTCCAAAGGTAAGCCGCGTAAGCACGCAGAGAATCTGGCAAAGTTTCTAGCCAGTCACAGCTTGGAAGAGCTGGAAACGCGCAAGGCCATAGCTGAGTTGTCCATCAAGGAAATGGGAATAACTTTTACGGTTTATACCGAAGAAGAAGGTTCCATTGATCGCTCGTGGCCATTCGACATCATGCCGCGCATGATTGCGAAATCCGAGTGGAGCAAAATCGAGCTGGGATTGAAACAACGGGTCCAGGCTCTGAACTTGTTTATTGATGACATTTATCACGAGCAAAAAATTGTTAAAGACGGCGTCTTTCCGAAAGAGTTACTGGATAACTCCGTGAACTTTCGCAAGGAATGTATGGGGGTATCGCCACCGCTGAACATCTGGGCGCACATTTGCGGTTCGGATTTGGTGCGCGACAGCGACGGCACCGTGTATGTTTTGGAAGACAATTTACGCGTACCGTCCGGTGTCTCTTATATGTTGGAAAACCGCTCAGTAATGAAACGGGTGTTTCCGGAGCTTTTTGAAAGTTACAACATACAGCCGGTCGATGACTATTGTTCCCAGTTGTTCGATATGCTGGCGTCGATCTCGCCGCGGCCGGCGGATTACCCGGAAGTTGTCGTACTGACGCCCGGAATTTTCAACTCGGCCTATTTTGAACATGCTTATCTGGCACAGCAGATGGGGTGTGAGTTAGTCGAAGGTCGGGATTTGGTGGTGCAGGATGACGATTGCGTCTATATGCGGACGGTGGAAGGTCTGCAGCAGGTGGACGTTATCTATCGCCGTATTGATGATTTGTTTCTGGATCCGGAAGCGTTCGACAAAGATTCCATGCTGGGTGTGCCCGGCCTGCTGCGTGCCTGGAAGAAGGGTAAAGTGGCGCTGGCCAATGCACCGGGCGCCGGCGTGGCAGATGACAAAGTCGTCTACGCGTTTGTACCGGAAATCATAAAATACTATTTGGGCGAAGAAGTACTGCTGCCTAACGTGCCTACCTATCGTTGTATGTACGAAAAAGAACAGGAATATGTACTCAATAATCTGGCCGATCTGGTGGTGAAGCCCGCCAATGAATCCGGGGGCTACGGTATGCTGATCGGTCCCTTTTCTACCAAAAAAGAACGTGAAAAATTTGCCCAGCTAATAAAAAAAGATCCTCGCAACTATATTGCCCAGCCTACTTTGGGGTTGTCCACGGTGCCGACCTTTATCGATAACCGGATGGAGCCCAGGCATGTGGATTTACGACCGTTTATTCTCAGCGGTGATTACACCTATGTGACTATGGGTGGTTTAACCCGTGTCGCACTGAAGAAAGGATCGTTAGTCGTTAATTCGTCCCAAGGTGGTGGCAGTAAAGACACCTGGATTGTGGAGGAGGATTCATAATGCTAGTGCGTGTAGCGGAAACCTTATACTGGATGGCCCGGTATCTTGAGCGGGCAGAAAACATGGCGCGTCTGATTAACGTCAATACCAACCTGATCCTGGATATTCCGAAAAAGACGGAATTGGGTTGGGAGCCGTTGATCGATATTACCGGCACGCGGGAAATGTATGAGAAGTACTACGACAATTTTGATGAACGCTCGGTGATGAAGTATTTGATCAGTGACGCGGACAGCCCCGTGTCGATAGCGAACTCGTTAAAATGGGCGCGGGATAACGGTCGCACGGTGCGAGACGTTATCCCCAGGGAAGCCTGGGAGCAAATCAACGCGCTGAACCATTATGCCAAAGACCAGCTCAATGTGGCGATGTCGAAGCGTGGACGCTTCAGCTATCTGAACGAAATTATTTTACGTAACCAAACCATCGTGGGTTTGTTGTCCGGCACCGTCAATCGTGATCAGGGTTATGTGTTTGTTCGGCTGGGTCGCAATATTGAACGGGCCGATATGACATCCCGAATTATTGATGTGCGCTCAGCCAATCTGTTAACGCTGGAAAACGTGGATATGCAGCCATTTGAAAATATCCAGTGGATGAGTGTTTTGAAATCGCTTACCGCCTATCAAATGTATCGGCAAGCCATGCAAGCACGGGTAAGGCGCAGTGATGTGGTCAAATTTTTGTTTCAATCACAACGATTTCCCCGTTCTATTTTATTCTGTGTCCAACAGATGGAGCGATGTGTTAACGAACTTCCGGAGCGGGACAATTCCATGCGAAGGATTCATCACCTGTTGCGAATTCTGAAAAACGCGGAGTTACACGCCTACGATCAAAGTATGCTGCATGTGTTTATCGACCAGATTCAGATTGAGCTGAGTAGTATTCACGATGCGTTGATGAATCAGTTTTTCCTCAGTGGGCGGGTGCAACAATCCTCCTCTCAAACCCAGAAGCAGGCTTCCTGACAACCGGATTCTGCTCCTGCTTAGGCCTTGTTTCTGAATATTTCTTATGCCACATTATCCTGCTCTGAAAAGCAAGAAGCAGGGTAGTGTGTTATGGGATTTAAAAGCCGGGATATCGGCAAAGCGCAGTGGGAATTGCAATGACCCCCGCTATTGACCTGGCTAAACAGGCTGGAATTGAACATCGTGTACACCAATACAGCCACGATTCCGGTAGCGCCTCCTATGGTGCCGAGGCCGCTGAAAAGCTTTCTTTGCCTCCGCAGCAAGTGTTCAAAACCCTGGTTGTTCAACTGGAACCGGCGGAGTTGGTCGTGGCAGTTATTCCGGTGTGCACGCAACTCAACATGAAACGGTTGGCGAAAGTTGCAGGCGCTAAAAAAGCGGCCATGGCTGACCCAGGGGCCGTACAGCGTTCCAGTGGTTACATAATGGGGGGTGTAAGCCCGCTGGGTCAGAAAAAAGCCCTGCGCACCTTTATAGACGATTCTGCCAACGGTTTTATTACTGTTTTTGTCAGTGCCGGACGCCGTGGGCTGGAAATTGAATTGAGTTCCGCGGACTTAAGCCGCCTTACTGATGCTGTCTTTGCCGGATTGTCTTCGTGATATTGGTATTGTTGGCGCTATTGCTGCTGGGGCTGATGTTTTATCCTCAATACGCTACCCGAAAACTGCTGCAAAAGCACAATTCGCCCCGCGCGGATTTCCCCGGCACCGGGGGCCAGTTTGCAGAACACCTGATCCAGCGTTTTAAACTGACGGATGTGTCCACAGAAATAACGGCCTCAGGCGATCATTACGATCCGCAAGCACGTTGTGTTCGACTGAGTAAAGATCACTTCGAAGGAAAATCCCTGACTGCGGTGGTGGTCGCCGCCCACGAAGTGGGTCACGCTATTCAGCACCACACCCAATCCAAAGCCCTGTTAACCCGTACGGCGTTAGCCAGATTCGCATTCTATGCAGGTAAAGCAGCGCAGGTAGCGCTGGTTGCCACGCCCCTATTGACCGGCGTTTCACCGGGGCTGGCGCGTTTATCGCTGGTCATCGTTGTGGGCGGTATCCTGATGTCGACTTTGGTTCACCTCATCACATTGCCGGTGGAGTGGGATGCCAGCTTTAATAAAGCAATGCCGGTGTTACGGGAGGGGGACTATTTGTCAGCAGACGATCTGGTGAATGCAAAGCGGATTCTGACCGCCTGTGCGATGACCTATGTCAGTGCCTCGCTGGGAAGTTTAGTGGGAGTATTGCGCTGGGTACGTTGGTTACGCTAAACCAACTTCCCCAGCGCGGTCTTTTATCCTGACAAGCCAGCGTTACCAGCCTTCATATCGGTTCAGATCGAAGATCCCGGACTGCATGGGTCTATGTTGATCCAGGTATTGCGTCATACTGTGAAAGTTTTTCCAGAATTCCGGATTGCTGCGACGGATGCCCCATTGATCAATTAGCTTTTTACGATCCTGCGGGCTATTAATCGCAATCAGTTGATCAACAAATTCAGGTAGCTGTTTGTGTGAAACGCGGAACAGGTAATTGGGGTAACTGCTCATAGGGAAATCGACAATAGTGAGTGAGTCAGAGTCTGGCTTGTATCGATCCTCTTCACCCAGCATAAAGGCGACATTGGTGTGAGCGCGATTGCGTATCAGACTGTAAATATTAAATTCACCGTCTTCAGCATCCACCCGCAGCACTGTGACTTCCGGTAATTGCTGAATCCCTTTTAATTGTTTGCTGTCTCCTGCAACCAGAGGTTGCAGCATGGCCACAGTGGATTTTTTTCCTTTGTAATCCGGCGCGCACTCTTCGGAGCGGCAGCGATTGATAGGATCGTCTGCAATCACCGAGTCAAACTTCTTCAAAACCAGATCAATAAGCTGTTGCTTGACCGGTGACTTTCCGTTGTATTCAATCGCAGACGGGGTTTTGGTATCCAAATCCTGATAACTCAGATTGGTTTTTATCTCCCCGCTCCCTTCATACCAACTTGCATACAGTTTCTGTCGCTTTTCCGGTGGCAGTAATAGCATAAAATTGGATTCGCCGCCGTTGCGTATTAAATCAAAGTACAGGCGGGTTTGAGCCTGATGGGAGACACTGCCATACACATTGAAGTTAACCACTAGTTCATAGTAGGTGCGTTCAAACAACGGATAATCCATTAGCCATAACGTTTTTGGTGTTCGTCCAATCCAGCCGCGTTCAACAGAGGCACTGTCGTGATGGCGGAATATGCTGAGGAACGCGTTGTTGTTCTCATTGTCTCCGTCCCAGATATTATCCAGCGTCAGTCCCTTGTCGTAGGCCTCGTGGTATCGCTGGCTGCGCTCTGCACGGTACTGATTGCGTTTTTCCTGATAACGCAGGTATTCCGTGCCCAAATCCAGAATATCGGATTTCTGACCGGGTAATCCTAATAACGGGGATACTTTTTTCCGATGATCGGGATTAACGATGTATTGGTCGTGCTCGGGATCTTCAAACATAACCCAGAACTGATCTCGGATAACATCCGTTGCGATCTGTCCGCGGCAAACCGGTCCGCGGATAAAGGTGCGGGTGAAATACTCTGCTTCGTCCAGCATAAATTGATAGCGGGCTTTGGCGGGTATTGCTTCGAACGCTAAAAAGGGATTGGAAGAGTCCGTGTATGTATAACCAGGCAACTGCTGTACCTGCCAGTCTCCTTCCAGGAACAATTCCTGATAGCGATCCATTCGTTGATCATCAAAACGGTATACGATATGGGTTTTGTGAATCAGGGTATCGGTAATCGGACGTAACCGGTAATACACTTTGGTTCCGGGTTCGTCGTTAGGCCGGGTCGTGGCAATCACATTGATCGGCTCGGGTGCCGGATTGGAGGAACGTACCACCTGAAAAAACTGTTTGTTCCTGGCATCGTCTTCAGAGAAATAAAGGTGCGCCAAAAATAAATGCTCAAACAAATAACGCGATACCAACTGTGCACGAGGATTCTGTTGATTGAGAAAATCTTCCCACTTTTTTATGTGTTGTTGTTGCGACTTGCTAAGGTCAGCAGCCTGGGCATCAAATACAGCGCCTTCTTCCAGCCAGGTGGATAACACTTTGTATTCGGTGTTTGTCAAACCGCTTACACCATAAGGCATGCCACCGGTAGGATGGTCTTCTGCGTAATCGGCAAATTCGCTGGGCGCCGGGCAGCTGAATTCACGATTGATATCCAGTTTGTATTCGTCATTCAGCGGCTTGTTTTCTTCAACCGGATTACTCATGCCCAAAGTAATAAACTCATGAACCAGAGAGCCGGACGAATCCACCCCTTCTTCTGATTGATTCGCCAGCACAGAGTAGAAGCCTTGCTTGCGCCATTGTTGCGGTGTTTGTGCATCAATGTGCAGGCGGGTTGGTTCGATATCTTCTGTTCGGCTACCGTCATAGACTTTGATCTTACTGGCGCCCCGCTCCAGTCCTTCGGATGCTTCGAGTTTTAATTGGCAGGGAGCATCGTTGCAGGCATGACAAGCGATACACTTTTGTTCCAATATCGGTTTTACGTCTCGGGTAAAATGATAGCTTTGCTGAACCTGAGTAACTCTTGGCACTTCTGTGTAAGTCTGTTCGGAATTACAGCCACCAAGAATAACGACGGCCAATATCAGGCAAGCCCGGGCAAGCCCCGTTGCAAGTGACCCGGAGATGGGTAGTCTCATGCAGTGTCCCTCTGTATCTACATAATGGTAGTGGTGATACCAATCATCGGTATCAATAAGCCGCTATTCTAACAGACGGGGCCTGTATTTCGAACGAACATTATTCATCGCTGTTTAATGTGATTTTGACAAAGCACGCACGAAAAAATGTAAAAGTTACACGATTCCCCTGGTGGGTCCGGTACCGCTTTTTCGGTTTTATACCGGCCTGCCGCCAGAAGCCCTTATGACATACGTTGTGCAGCGATTTTTAATTGATTTTTATAAACCTGGTACGGGCTTTGCCTTTATATAATCGACGCTCAGTTAAAAGGAATTAGTTTGAGCCGTTACCGATTTAAAGGACTAAATAAACATTTAAGTAATGGAGAATGGACAATGAATACCGACCAAATTGAAGGTAAGTGGAAACAGTTAAAAGGTAAAGTTAAAGAAAATTGGGGTGAACTGACAGACGATGATCTGGACGTCGCCGAAGGTAAACGTGATTATCTGATTGGTAAAATTCAGTCTCGCTACGGTAAGTCCAAAGAAGAAGCGAAGCAGGAAGTAGATAGCTTCTTCGAGAAGATCTAGTCTCTATGGTTTGATCTCCGGAAGGTTAGAGTGTGCTGTCGTCCGGTCTGACAATGGCACACCGAACTCAGAAAAAGGGCTCTCCTCGGAGGGCCCTTTTTCTGTCTGGGTTAATCCGTAATGGCGTCTACGGGCTTTTGTCTAAAATACCGGTGGCTTTGCCGTCGATACTGGTCTGATTTTTTTTCTGCCAGTAGTCCCGGATTCCGGATTGCCCTTTTTTCTCGGCCCAGGCGTTCAATTGAGTACGTTCCCCGACGTAATCCAGATAGGGAACAGCCATGCCACATGAGGTTTGCACCAGATCAACTTTCAGATCAAAAATTTGCCTTGCACCGGGCTGAGCGGGCAGTTGGCGCGCGAGTATGTCCCATTCCGCCTCCCCTTGATGGACGCAGGTGGCGGTGCCATAGAGCCTGAGTATCAGAGGATCGCCTGCAAAGGCGTTAAACATCAGAGTCATTCTGGGGTTGTGGTTGATATGGGTTGCCGTTTCATTACCACTTCCGGTCACGTTCAACCAGATGACACGGTTCTGATCAACGACTCTAAGGCAGTCCATGCCCTTGGGGGAAACATTCACGCGCCCATCACTGGCGGCGGTACCCACAAAAAAAACAGGTTGGGATTCAATGAACGCTTTGTGCTTTTCAGCGATCTCGTTAAATTGCTGACCCATACAAATTCCTTAAAGAGTTAGTCCTTTTGGAAGCCGGATTGGATTATTGCCGACCCTTACATAACAGTCAAAAATAAGGTTTAGTCTATGAAAAACAAGATAAAATTTATTTGGTTCCGGGTCCACTGTGAAATATAACCGGGCAACTTTGGGCCCACTGATTTGCAGGTATGCCAGAGATTGTCTATTTTTAAAACAATAACAACCATTAATTGGTGAAACCCCTGTGACCAGTTTCGATCCATTGGCGGATAAAGCGTATGCTGTCCGGCTTGCTGATTTAGGTGAGACCCGTGAGGTGATTGCCTCTGAAGATATTTATAACGACCAGGGCACCCTGCTGATAAAAAAGGGCATGCCGGTTAATAAGAAGATGTCGGAACGTATAATCAGGTTTAAATTGCTACGGCCCATCGAATCCTCTATCGATGTTACTGGCAGTGTAGGCGCAAGGGAGCTGTTCCGGGATATTCATTCAGTTTTGGAGCAATGGGCGCCTTTGCAGACCATGCACGCCAATCTT comes from the Ketobacter sp. MCCC 1A13808 genome and includes:
- a CDS encoding circularly permuted type 2 ATP-grasp protein; translated protein: MSVSWNDYDPGKFFDELIQSKGKPRKHAENLAKFLASHSLEELETRKAIAELSIKEMGITFTVYTEEEGSIDRSWPFDIMPRMIAKSEWSKIELGLKQRVQALNLFIDDIYHEQKIVKDGVFPKELLDNSVNFRKECMGVSPPLNIWAHICGSDLVRDSDGTVYVLEDNLRVPSGVSYMLENRSVMKRVFPELFESYNIQPVDDYCSQLFDMLASISPRPADYPEVVVLTPGIFNSAYFEHAYLAQQMGCELVEGRDLVVQDDDCVYMRTVEGLQQVDVIYRRIDDLFLDPEAFDKDSMLGVPGLLRAWKKGKVALANAPGAGVADDKVVYAFVPEIIKYYLGEEVLLPNVPTYRCMYEKEQEYVLNNLADLVVKPANESGGYGMLIGPFSTKKEREKFAQLIKKDPRNYIAQPTLGLSTVPTFIDNRMEPRHVDLRPFILSGDYTYVTMGGLTRVALKKGSLVVNSSQGGGSKDTWIVEEDS
- a CDS encoding alpha-E domain-containing protein; the protein is MLVRVAETLYWMARYLERAENMARLINVNTNLILDIPKKTELGWEPLIDITGTREMYEKYYDNFDERSVMKYLISDADSPVSIANSLKWARDNGRTVRDVIPREAWEQINALNHYAKDQLNVAMSKRGRFSYLNEIILRNQTIVGLLSGTVNRDQGYVFVRLGRNIERADMTSRIIDVRSANLLTLENVDMQPFENIQWMSVLKSLTAYQMYRQAMQARVRRSDVVKFLFQSQRFPRSILFCVQQMERCVNELPERDNSMRRIHHLLRILKNAELHAYDQSMLHVFIDQIQIELSSIHDALMNQFFLSGRVQQSSSQTQKQAS
- the ybaK gene encoding Cys-tRNA(Pro) deacylase, giving the protein MTPAIDLAKQAGIEHRVHQYSHDSGSASYGAEAAEKLSLPPQQVFKTLVVQLEPAELVVAVIPVCTQLNMKRLAKVAGAKKAAMADPGAVQRSSGYIMGGVSPLGQKKALRTFIDDSANGFITVFVSAGRRGLEIELSSADLSRLTDAVFAGLSS
- a CDS encoding zinc metallopeptidase — encoded protein: MILVLLALLLLGLMFYPQYATRKLLQKHNSPRADFPGTGGQFAEHLIQRFKLTDVSTEITASGDHYDPQARCVRLSKDHFEGKSLTAVVVAAHEVGHAIQHHTQSKALLTRTALARFAFYAGKAAQVALVATPLLTGVSPGLARLSLVIVVGGILMSTLVHLITLPVEWDASFNKAMPVLREGDYLSADDLVNAKRILTACAMTYVSASLGSLVGVLRWVRWLR
- a CDS encoding fatty acid cis/trans isomerase, which gives rise to MRLPISGSLATGLARACLILAVVILGGCNSEQTYTEVPRVTQVQQSYHFTRDVKPILEQKCIACHACNDAPCQLKLEASEGLERGASKIKVYDGSRTEDIEPTRLHIDAQTPQQWRKQGFYSVLANQSEEGVDSSGSLVHEFITLGMSNPVEENKPLNDEYKLDINREFSCPAPSEFADYAEDHPTGGMPYGVSGLTNTEYKVLSTWLEEGAVFDAQAADLSKSQQQHIKKWEDFLNQQNPRAQLVSRYLFEHLFLAHLYFSEDDARNKQFFQVVRSSNPAPEPINVIATTRPNDEPGTKVYYRLRPITDTLIHKTHIVYRFDDQRMDRYQELFLEGDWQVQQLPGYTYTDSSNPFLAFEAIPAKARYQFMLDEAEYFTRTFIRGPVCRGQIATDVIRDQFWVMFEDPEHDQYIVNPDHRKKVSPLLGLPGQKSDILDLGTEYLRYQEKRNQYRAERSQRYHEAYDKGLTLDNIWDGDNENNNAFLSIFRHHDSASVERGWIGRTPKTLWLMDYPLFERTYYELVVNFNVYGSVSHQAQTRLYFDLIRNGGESNFMLLLPPEKRQKLYASWYEGSGEIKTNLSYQDLDTKTPSAIEYNGKSPVKQQLIDLVLKKFDSVIADDPINRCRSEECAPDYKGKKSTVAMLQPLVAGDSKQLKGIQQLPEVTVLRVDAEDGEFNIYSLIRNRAHTNVAFMLGEEDRYKPDSDSLTIVDFPMSSYPNYLFRVSHKQLPEFVDQLIAINSPQDRKKLIDQWGIRRSNPEFWKNFHSMTQYLDQHRPMQSGIFDLNRYEGW
- a CDS encoding CsbD family protein, whose product is MNTDQIEGKWKQLKGKVKENWGELTDDDLDVAEGKRDYLIGKIQSRYGKSKEEAKQEVDSFFEKI
- a CDS encoding pyridoxamine 5'-phosphate oxidase family protein, giving the protein MGQQFNEIAEKHKAFIESQPVFFVGTAASDGRVNVSPKGMDCLRVVDQNRVIWLNVTGSGNETATHINHNPRMTLMFNAFAGDPLILRLYGTATCVHQGEAEWDILARQLPAQPGARQIFDLKVDLVQTSCGMAVPYLDYVGERTQLNAWAEKKGQSGIRDYWQKKNQTSIDGKATGILDKSP